Within the Gossypium raimondii isolate GPD5lz chromosome 12, ASM2569854v1, whole genome shotgun sequence genome, the region tttcaattaaattaaaaaaaaatagtatatagCTAAATTAATACACCTCTTAAATAGCCCCTaaacacccacttatgggtTCAATCCATTCGTCACAAATACTCCTATTTTTCGAATCCAAACTAGATAGATCTCTTACACTGTTTGATGTGAATCGTACGCATGAACGTCTTTCAGGTTTACTGTTGATTTGGAGCGTTCGGGTCAGCACCTAACACATTTAAATACTAGAAAAATAGTAGctaatcttgattaaaatcatttatttaatcaatccataacATTTTCCCAAAATCTATGTTGAAACAACAAACTAGTTTATGATTACCCACATTTACGCTTCCCGAACTGTCAGATCCGAATTGTCGATTGATCATGAACGAATTTCCCTAAATAACATGTTATTAAAGTTTGATTATGAGGGGTTCAAGAATCCAAAATCATGCTGAAAAAATATgggaaataattaaagaaaaatagccCATTTTCTTGCCCATAAGTGCGCGCACCACTACCCACGGTGGCCAATTTGGGGCTGATTTAAAACCACTTTTGATATCAattaaaaagatggaaaaatactcattaaatctttaaaaatcccccaaattccagatttgaaattttgggtttttactcacaagattcatcaagaaattgaaagaaaacaagaacTTACACAAGCTAGGTGAAAGAGGTGGCAATGGAGTTCTTTTGGGGCATCAATGGAGGCCGATCTTGAGTGCTAAAATTTCAGAATTAAGgctggaaattttatgataaaataacaggaagaaaaggaaaataatggtACAAGAACCTtgcaaaagagagagagagagagagagagagagagagagaaaatgatGGTGAATCTTGGTGGCTTAGGCGGCAGAACGCAAgggaagaaataaagaaaattgaaaagaaaagaagagaggaaGAGGGTGAATGGCTAGGGTAGGGAAAATTGACTTAAGGGCTGGAAAATTTAAGAACAAGTTGTATTTATACCTAGGGTTCAAGGGTATGGATGGTACacacaataaaaaaacaagggatttgaaaagatttgaacttgggaccttaatttaatttccatgcttctttatttttcctttaaccaCTAGGAAAATTACTCatacttgaaataattttgttatatttattttaaaaataaggcatgtcacatactagggcttgaggcaaaatttgcaaaataataaaaatggtgcgagagaagggatttgaacttggatTTCAAAGAatgtttcactaacacttatccAACAAactaatacctcatttatttcctaaaaacacATAGATAATCCCAAAAATTAGGCCATGACCACTCTCTTTTGAttcacaaacccgattctactaacccttaatttttgggatgttacaattcattttacaaatcaattgTCAGATTCATTTGTTAACCTAAAAAGAATTACAAAATCTCACATACTAGCAGAAAATGCTCCAATATGAATTGATGTCCCAATAGGGCAAACTGTTAGTataaaagaaagtaatccaCGCTTGAAGCGTGGAACACCAGTCGATTCCAAATATAAAAATCCTCATAAAAGGAAAAGAGCAAACATTCAAGATGGTCCTATAGTGGAGGCAGGGATTCCTGAAGAGACATGtgacataactaattataaaactcaagaaGAAATTCAGGTACCTggaagtgaaaatgaaaatgatgaaaataaagatatcccaataaattatgtcaatacGAGAAAAGGATGGAATCAGAAAATATAGTTGTCGACaacaattttgcttataatgttcctattgaaataacaaaaagaaaatgaagatctTGAGCCTAAATTTATTGAGGAATGTAGGAATATAAAAGAATGAACAAAATGGAAAGACgcaattcaaacaaaatttaattcacttacTAAACATAAGGTTTTTGGACCTATAGTTCAAACACCTAAAGATGTAAAGCTGGTAGGATATAAATGGGCATTTGtgtgaaaacaaaaagagaaaaatgaattcGTAAGATATAAAGCACAACTTGTAGTACAATGATTTTTGCAAAGGCCGGACAATAATTACGAAAAGACTTATTCtcttgtggtggatgcaatctcgtttagatattttattagtCTAGTAGTGCGTGAAAAACTTGATATGCGTCTAATGGATATTGATATAGCCTATTTGTATGGTACACtagatagtgaaatttatataaaaatctcaGAAAGATTTAAAATCCCAGAAGGATATAGAGTTTCTAGGAAAAATTACTCTatcagattaaagaaaagtttatatggaTTACAACAATTTAGACATATGTGGTACAATCGTCTtagtgaatatttgttaaaaactattataaaaataatctaatttgtccatgtgtttttataaaagttcGGATCGATTTTGAGATAattgttgtttatgttgatgatctaaatattattagaACTCTTGAAGAGCTTCAAAATGCAgtatattatttaaagaaagaatttgagatgaaagatcttgaaaaaacaaatttttttcttggtcCGCATATTGAGCATTTAAAAGATGGAATTCATGTCCATCAGTCAACTTGTACggaaaagattttaaagaaaatttacatGGATAAAGCACATCCATTGAGTACCCCAATGGTTGTACGGTCGTTAGATGTTAATACAGATCAATTTCGTCCTTGTGAGAATGATGAAGAGTTTCTTGGTCCTGAAGTACCATATCTAAGTACTATAGGGGCATTGGtgtatcttgcaaacaacacaaTACCTGATATAGATTTTCTTGTAAACTTGTTAGCAAGATTTAGTTCTTATCCAACACCTAAACATTGGAATGAAATTAAACATGTGTTTAGATATCTCAAAAGGACCATTGATAtggggttattttattcaaatgattcaaaatctcTATTAGTCTCTTATGTTGATGTTGGATATTTATCAAATGCACATAAAGGTCGATCTCAAACGGGATATTATTTACATGTGGAGGTACTGTTGGTGTTCAACAAAGCAAGCATTAGTTGCTACCTCTTCAAATCATGCATAAATAATTGCAATGTATAAGGCAAGCCGATAATGTATTTGCCTAAGGTTATTGACCCAACATATCCAAAAGATATGTAATTTTCCTTTATAGGAAAAGATGCCAACTATCTAAAGTGAAGATAATGCAGCAtgtatagctcaattaaagGGTGGTCCAATCAAAGGTGAtagaacaaaatatattttaccaaaattattcttTACTCATGATCTTGAGAAGAAAGGTGACATAGAAGTTCAACAAATTTgttctagtgataatttagcAAATCTTTTTAATCAATGCATTGCCAACTTTAACATTTGAAAGACTACTACACAAGATTAGAACGTGTCAACTGAAAGATGTAATGTGATATTGGCCACTAGGAGGAGTAAAAAATACGTTGCACTCTTTTTCTTTAACCAATGTTTTGTCCTACTGGTTTTCCTGGTAAAGGTTTTTAAAGAAGTAACTTGTAATAATagattatttactttttttttccttcattaagTTTTTATCCAGTAGAATTTTTCCTAATAAACATTTTAATGAGAcacatgttttttatttaaaaggcATCAACATTAATAATGGATGTCTATAACCGCTTTAAACCCTTATTAAAGTGATGAGAAAATTCTCTAGTTCATTTATGACCATGAGATGTTTCAATGAAGTAATTAAGAAGGCTTAATAAGAAGGCTTAATTTACATTTATTGATTGAAtgcaaataaatttataaataaagcaCTTTGTAAGTGAAAGTTTAATATGAAAACTCTGTCATATTTTTTATCTACCTTTTACTTATTACcatttttctcttaatttttctataacattTATTaccttccttttcttttttaaacaaattatttggaaacattgaaatatatatatatgaaacatggtaaaattaattttcatatattaatcattcaatttaacTCGACTTGTTTAGTAAATTTAGAGATagattcaattaaataataaaactgatATAGATTTTTCATTTAGTTAGTCGATCAAGCTTTCGTTACAGCCTTTACCAAAACACTGGGTTGCAAGGGAAAACTAATAAATGAGCACCAAGTTGAAACTATATTTGGCAAATTCCAGACACCATATAAACAATACGAAAACATGGAATCcaaagcatttaataaacatgaaaacaatataataaacaCGTACTGTTAAGAAGTTAATTTTAGTAATAGATTTATACAGTGAAGTAATGGAAAAGGTTAATAGATGATATAATATTCACAAGATAATGGATTCAATTATGCACCTTGCTATTATATCTTCAGATATTAAAACCCAGCGTGTGTCTCTTTAGCTTTCATCTGATCTGCATTTTGCTTTGTTACAAGTTCTATTCATGCATTAAGGAATAGTAGAGGAACCGTTAACTCAAGTTCAATAATCTTGCCCCCAGTCCGATAATCAGCTGAGCATGGTTGGATGCCCGCTGTGGAGCATCCTCTTGATCATGTCCATTCCAAACGCAGAATCTGATGAACTGAGTAATGGCAGCACAATATTAACTCACCATTTCTAAACATGTTCCTCATTGAAATTTCCTAACAAACAGAGATGAGAATAGCAACAGCAGCTCATCAAAACAAAAGCGAGGGATCGAGCGCCAGTCAATTGATTCTAGTTTGATTGATCAAAGTAACTAGCTATATTTTGCACACTTAGTCCAAATATCTCAATcggaaaaaatgaaaacatcaaCATAAAAAATCTAGTTTCAGTCAAAACCTAACTTCCTAACCATAAGGAGTTCTCTAAATTTCTTCCTCATCCTAGCTAGTTGATCAAAACACTTTACAGTATGAGATGATTTCAATtccatcaataaataaaagcaagcaACCTCTCTAACCTCCGTTACAGATATATACTTTTATCATCTCTTGCTTGTATCAAAAGGTAGGATACCAGGAAGCTAGTTGACAAATGAATATTAAACCAACTCTTCCAGGAAGTTCATCCTATCAAGGCACCTTTCTGAAAGCACAAAAATGTTTTCTTGTGGAAAGGCAGCATTCCCAAAGCATATTCTAGTTTCCTCCAAACAAAATGAAATCTTATGGTGTGTTCTGATCCCAGTTTATGAGGATAAATACTATTAATAGTAGTGAAAAGGAGGGACAGAAAGAGCAAAACCTAGTGTTTGtttcaatatttacattttacaCAATCAAGCTGAAAGCTACTTGAATATATGTACTAATATGCGTACTACATAACAGATAACAATAGGAATAATATGTTTAACGCTAGACAGTAAATTTTACTATATTCAAGAACAATCCACTGCTGTTTTATCCTTAAAGTGAGTCAGGATATGCAGTCAGACTCCTccattaaaatcttttaaacaTTCGTCATTAGACCAGTCATATATTTCACTAACTTCTCAGACGTGACTCTTTTATGCTCTTCGGTCTTTCCAACTTTATGTTTCACAAGAGATGATTTTGACGAGAAACACCAAAGTTCCAGTAGAAAAGAGCAGAAACAACAAAGCAGCTTTCTACTAccataattcattttacaaataacCTGAAAACAGAAGGTATAATAAAGAGAGAGCTGACCTTGGTATGGTAATTTCATATGGAAAATAAATGACACCCTCGGATATGGGGGGCACATGGTCCTTCTTCTCATTAACAAACTTTATTATTTGAAACAAAACCTCTCGAAGAGATGCTTCAACCATTGCTCTACGACAACTTCTCTCCTCAGTAGCACTCTCTATATTAATGAACATAAACAATCATATAACAGGAAGAAGATAGATTTTAAAGAAAGCAAAAgcaatttacaattttttaaagttaagggcATAAACAAGGTTATACCTCCGGGGTCAACGACCAGTTTGGTATGATGAGATTTGCTTGAATGGTGTTTTGGGTGTTGAGTAACATTCAAATTGACGTACCATTGCTCCCAATATAAGCGCTCGGTTTTATTAGTGAACCAAGACGGCTGCTTGCTTTTCACCTCATAAAACGATAAGCATATCTATAACACAAACACAAGCAAAGAACTCATATTGAAGACAAGATACAAGCTAAAATGTAAAAGGCTACGACCATATATCATGCAAATGCAACAT harbors:
- the LOC105763335 gene encoding autophagy-related protein 101 isoform X1 translates to MNCEVCQLKELEVEHFEIREVLRCILHTIVFHRALGLVRPKDVDLELFEITYVQCGDVELEKKIDEKIDHFISWVEKHPNKKSQICLSFYEVKSKQPSWFTNKTERLYWEQWYVNLNVTQHPKHHSSKSHHTKLVVDPGESATEERSCRRAMVEASLREVLFQIIKFVNEKKDHVPPISEGVIYFPYEITIPSSSDSAFGMDMIKRMLHSGHPTMLS
- the LOC105763335 gene encoding autophagy-related protein 101 isoform X2, with the translated sequence MNCEVCQLKELEVEHFEIREVLRCILHTIVFHRALGLVRPKDVDLELFEITYVQCGDVELEKKIDEKIDHFISWVEKHPNKKSQICLSFYEVKSKQPSWFTNKTERLYWEQWYVNLNVTQHPKHHSSKSHHTKLVVDPGESATEERSCRRAMVEASLREVLFQIIKFVNEKKDHVPPISEGVIYFPYEITIPRKFQ